A window of the Brassica napus cultivar Da-Ae chromosome C5, Da-Ae, whole genome shotgun sequence genome harbors these coding sequences:
- the BNAC05G09910D gene encoding uncharacterized protein BNAC05G09910D, whose amino-acid sequence MYVTKRLTEYQRNPSELTLQAEGPNSGVLVIQDEESQPKCCFGKCFDCDLNGLPFPQNAKVTVKYQIGRGDDRIVLLDSVAFIPVLHQPPSSNLYYVIRRRGKHTGEACVSAKEGDRAPCCFCFSYIPNATPRPLDPYDTYQQFEIHQRGSSTSKFFATSAASDGIPPRFLRRKGWTVPFSSSEDFGLVDDAKGVVDAKLRYELPDLDKSVVVGKWYVPFLFVKEGDAKDQMMRSMYYSMTLHQRFEEVFLCENVEDKQFEAVVDVEVETEVVKLGGGEIAREAKGVDSDKVVWFSVSGTEEKIGLGSVVLEQMKWEEERFGWSKIRSSIKRSERFEGGGPYWKSYRCYLLVESFELRRNDGSLVLTYEFKHVDKLKSKWN is encoded by the exons ATGTATGTTACTAAGCGTTTGACTGAATACCAGAGAAACCCATCTGAGCTAACGTTGCAAGCAGAAGGTCCAAACTCAGGCGTGTTGGTGATCCAAGACGAAGAGTCTCAGCCCAAGTGTTGCTTCGGAAAATGTTTTGACTGTGATCTCAACGGTTTGCCGTTTCCTCAGAACGCAAAGGTCACCGTCAAGTACCAAATAGGAA GAGGAGATGACAGGATTGTCCTGCTTGACTCGGTCGCGTTCATTCCTGTTCTTCATCAACCTCCTTCCTCCAATCTTTACTATGTTATAAGGCGACGTGGGAAACACACAGG AGAAGCGTGTGTTAGTGCAAAAGAAGGAGACAGGGCTCCTTGTTGCTTTTGCTTTTCTTACATCCCCAACGCTACTCCAAGGCCTCTAGATCCTTATGACACATACCAACAGTTTGAGATCCATCAAAGAGGATCATCAACCAGTAAGTTCTTCGCCACATCCGCTGCTTCAGACGGCATACCACCCCGGTTCCTTAGGAGGAAAGGCTGGACGGTTCCTTTCTCGTCTTCTGAAGACTTTGGTTTGGTTGATGATGCAAAGGGCGTAGTAGATGCAAAGCTTCGTTACGAGCTTCCTGATCTTGACAAGAGCGTTGTAGTTGGGAAATGGTATGTTCCCTTCTTGTTTGTAAAGGAAGGAGATGCAAAGGATCAGATGATGAGATCCATGTATTACAGCATGACCCTTCACCAAAGATTTGAAGAGGTTTTCTTGTGCGAGAACGTTGAGGATAAACAGTTTGAGGCTGTGGTTGACGTGGAGGTGGAAACGGAAGTGGTTAAGCTTGGAGGAGGGGAGATTGCAAGAGAGGCAAAAGGTGTGGATTCAGATAAAGTTGTCTGGTTTAGTGTCTCAGGGACCGAGGAGAAGATAGGTCTTGGCTCTGTTGTCTTGGAGCAGATGAAATGGGAAGAGGAGAGGTTTGGCTGGTCTAAGATAAGGTCTAGCATTAAGAGatcagagaggtttgaaggcGGTGGACCGTACTGGAAGAGTTACCGATGTTATTTATTGGTAGAGAGCTTTGAGTTGAGGAGAAATGATGGGAGCTTGGTGTTGACATATGAGTTTAAACATGTTGATAAGTTGAAGAGCAAGTGGAATTGA